A part of Perognathus longimembris pacificus isolate PPM17 chromosome 18, ASM2315922v1, whole genome shotgun sequence genomic DNA contains:
- the Spag6 gene encoding sperm-associated antigen 6 isoform X2, which produces MSQRQVLQVFEQYQKARTQFVQMVAELATRPQNIETLQNAGVMSLLRPLLLDVVPTIQQTAALALGRLANYNDDLAEAVVKGDILPQLVYSLAEQNRFYKKAAAFVLRAVGKHSPQLAQAIVDCGALDTLVICLEDFDPGVKEAAAWALGYIARHNAELSQAVVDAGAVPLLVLCIQEPEIALKRIAASALSDISKHSPELAQTVVDAGAVAHLAQMILNPDPKLKRQVLSALSQIAKHSVDLAEMVVEAEIFPVVLTCLKEKDEYVKKNASTLIREIAKHTPELSQLIVNAGGVAAVIDCIGACKGNIRLPGIMMLGYVAAHSENLAMAVIISKGVPQLSICLSEEPEDHIKAAAAWALGQIGRHTSEHARAVAVTNTLPVLLSLYMSSESSEDLQVKSKKAIKNILQKCTYLPALEPFLYDAPPNILKHVVGQFSKVLFPWIFRYTSAEGGQLSTTYQLNKAVFLYSNSQQRMNDNR; this is translated from the exons GTGTGATGTCTTTACTGCGGCCTCTTCTTCTGGACGTGGTCCCCACAATTCAACAGACTGCTGCTTTGGCCCTCGGGAGACTGGCCAATTATAACGATGATTTAGCAGAAGCAGTTGTCAAGGGAGACATTCTTCCGCAGCTGGTTTATTCATTGGCAGAACAGAAC CGTTTCTACAAGAAAGCAGCGGCCTTCGTGCTGCGAGCGGTTGGCAAGCATTCTCCTCAGCTGGCGCAGGCCATCGTGGACTGCGGGGCGCTGGACACGCTGGTGATCTGTCTGGAAGATTTTGATCCTGGAGTCAAAGAGGCTGCGGCCTGGGCCCTGGGATACATTGCAAGACATAATGCAG AACTGTCACAAGCTGTGGTGGACGCGGGAGCTGTTCCTCTTTTAGTACTCTGTATCCAGGAGCCAGAAATTGCTTTGAAAAGGATTGCTGCTTCGGCCCTCAGTGATATTTCAAAGCATTCTCCAGAGTTAGCCCAGACGGTGGTGGACGCAGGCGCTGTGGCCCACTTAGCTCAGATGATCCTCAACCCTGACCCGAAATTGAAG CGTCAGGTCCTTTCAGCTCTCAGTCAGATTGCAAAACATTCTGTGGATTTGGCAGAAATGGTTGTCGAAGCAGAGATTTTCCCAGTTGTACTCACCTGTCTTAAGGAAAAAGATGAATATGTGAAGAAAAATGCGTCTACTTTAATTAGAGAAATTGCCAAACATACACCtgag CTCTCGCAGCTGATCGTTAATGCAGGAGGCGTTGCTGCCGTGATTGATTGTATTGGAGCCTGCAAGGGGAACATCCGGCTGCCCGGCATCATGATGCTCGGCTATGTGGCTGCTCATTCTGAGAACCTGGCCATGGCGGTGATCATTTCCAAG GGTGTACCCCAGTTGTCAATCTGCCTGTCAGAAGAACCGGAAGATCACATTAAGGCTGCTGCAGCATGGGCCTTAGGACAGATTGGGAGACACACTTCCGAACATGCACGGGCTGTTGCTGTCACAAACACTTTACCTGTTCTCCTTTCCTTGTACATGTCATCGGAGAGTTCTGAGGATCTGCAAGTGAAA AGTAAAAAAGCCATCAAGAATATCCTGCAGAAGTGCACCTACCTACCAGCCCTGGAGCCGTTCCTGTATGATGCCCCGCCCAATATTCTGAAGCACGTGGTTGGACAGTTTAGTAAG GTATTATTCCCCTGGATATTCAGATACACTTCTGCAGAGGGTGGACAGCTATCAACCACTTACCAACTAAACAAAGCTGTATTTTTATACTCAAATTCACAACAGAGAATGAATGACAATCGTTAA
- the Spag6 gene encoding sperm-associated antigen 6 isoform X1, with protein MSQRQVLQVFEQYQKARTQFVQMVAELATRPQNIETLQNAGVMSLLRPLLLDVVPTIQQTAALALGRLANYNDDLAEAVVKGDILPQLVYSLAEQNRFYKKAAAFVLRAVGKHSPQLAQAIVDCGALDTLVICLEDFDPGVKEAAAWALGYIARHNAELSQAVVDAGAVPLLVLCIQEPEIALKRIAASALSDISKHSPELAQTVVDAGAVAHLAQMILNPDPKLKRQVLSALSQIAKHSVDLAEMVVEAEIFPVVLTCLKEKDEYVKKNASTLIREIAKHTPELSQLIVNAGGVAAVIDCIGACKGNIRLPGIMMLGYVAAHSENLAMAVIISKGVPQLSICLSEEPEDHIKAAAAWALGQIGRHTSEHARAVAVTNTLPVLLSLYMSSESSEDLQVKSKKAIKNILQKCTYLPALEPFLYDAPPNILKHVVGQFSKVLPHDSKARRLFVTSGGLKKVQEIKAEPGSILQEYINSINNCYPEEIVRYYSPGYSDTLLQRVDSYQPLTN; from the exons GTGTGATGTCTTTACTGCGGCCTCTTCTTCTGGACGTGGTCCCCACAATTCAACAGACTGCTGCTTTGGCCCTCGGGAGACTGGCCAATTATAACGATGATTTAGCAGAAGCAGTTGTCAAGGGAGACATTCTTCCGCAGCTGGTTTATTCATTGGCAGAACAGAAC CGTTTCTACAAGAAAGCAGCGGCCTTCGTGCTGCGAGCGGTTGGCAAGCATTCTCCTCAGCTGGCGCAGGCCATCGTGGACTGCGGGGCGCTGGACACGCTGGTGATCTGTCTGGAAGATTTTGATCCTGGAGTCAAAGAGGCTGCGGCCTGGGCCCTGGGATACATTGCAAGACATAATGCAG AACTGTCACAAGCTGTGGTGGACGCGGGAGCTGTTCCTCTTTTAGTACTCTGTATCCAGGAGCCAGAAATTGCTTTGAAAAGGATTGCTGCTTCGGCCCTCAGTGATATTTCAAAGCATTCTCCAGAGTTAGCCCAGACGGTGGTGGACGCAGGCGCTGTGGCCCACTTAGCTCAGATGATCCTCAACCCTGACCCGAAATTGAAG CGTCAGGTCCTTTCAGCTCTCAGTCAGATTGCAAAACATTCTGTGGATTTGGCAGAAATGGTTGTCGAAGCAGAGATTTTCCCAGTTGTACTCACCTGTCTTAAGGAAAAAGATGAATATGTGAAGAAAAATGCGTCTACTTTAATTAGAGAAATTGCCAAACATACACCtgag CTCTCGCAGCTGATCGTTAATGCAGGAGGCGTTGCTGCCGTGATTGATTGTATTGGAGCCTGCAAGGGGAACATCCGGCTGCCCGGCATCATGATGCTCGGCTATGTGGCTGCTCATTCTGAGAACCTGGCCATGGCGGTGATCATTTCCAAG GGTGTACCCCAGTTGTCAATCTGCCTGTCAGAAGAACCGGAAGATCACATTAAGGCTGCTGCAGCATGGGCCTTAGGACAGATTGGGAGACACACTTCCGAACATGCACGGGCTGTTGCTGTCACAAACACTTTACCTGTTCTCCTTTCCTTGTACATGTCATCGGAGAGTTCTGAGGATCTGCAAGTGAAA AGTAAAAAAGCCATCAAGAATATCCTGCAGAAGTGCACCTACCTACCAGCCCTGGAGCCGTTCCTGTATGATGCCCCGCCCAATATTCTGAAGCACGTGGTTGGACAGTTTAGTAAG GTGCTTCCACATGATAGCAAAGCTCGACGACTTTTTGTGACAAGTGGTGGACTTAAGAAGGTTCAAGAGATAAAAGCAGAGCCCGGTTCTATCCTTCAGGAGTACATCAACAGTATTAACAATTGTTACCCAGAGGAAATAGTAAG GTATTATTCCCCTGGATATTCAGATACACTTCTGCAGAGGGTGGACAGCTATCAACCACTTACCAACTAA